From Deinococcota bacterium:
CCGGAGGGCTCGGCGTTCGTCCAAGCTCGAACGGGTCGCTCTACGGCAAGGGCTTCCGGCTCGACCCCGACGGAAGGCGCCCAGCAGAGGCTGCACTACATCACCTCAATGCTTTACATTACCTCAATATTTAAGGTATCCTATAGAGGCTATGGAGTCCACGGCTGGTCGTGAGGCTCGAGCCCTAAGGAGCAGCCATGACCCTAAGCGCAGAACGGCAGAAGTCGCTGGACAGCACCCTCCTGAAGATCGAAAAGCAGTTCGGTAAGGGCGCCATCATGCGCTTGGGCACCGACAGCGGCATCCTCGACCAGGGCGTCATCTCCACCGGCTCGATGTCGGTGGATTTGGCCCTCGGCGTCGGCGGCGTGCCCAGAGGCCGCGTCGTCGAGA
This genomic window contains:
- a CDS encoding DNA recombination/repair protein RecA, with product MTLSAERQKSLDSTLLKIEKQFGKGAIMRLGTDSGILDQGVISTGSMSVDLALGVGGVPRGRVVE